In a single window of the Papaver somniferum cultivar HN1 chromosome 8, ASM357369v1, whole genome shotgun sequence genome:
- the LOC113306808 gene encoding 26S proteasome non-ATPase regulatory subunit 7 homolog A, which translates to MDVIKTQQISARPIEKVIVHPLVLLSIVDNYNRVAKDTRKRVVGVLLGSSFKGIVDVTNSYAVPFEEDDRDPSIWFLDHNYHESMFSMFKRINAKEHIVGWYSTGPKLRENDLDVHALFHDYVPNPVLVIIDVQPKELGIPTKAYYDIEEVKENATQKSQKVFVHVQSEIAAHEVEEIGVEHLLRDVKDTTISTLATEVTGKLAALKGLDARLREIRGYLDLVIEGKLPLNHEILYHLQDVFNLLPNLNVAELIKSFAVKTNDMMLVIYLSSLIRSVIALHNLINNKMLNKEHEKAEDASPAAIPAVAGS; encoded by the exons ATGGATGTGATTAAGACTCAGCAGATTTCGGCGAGGCCGATTGAGAAAGTGATAGTGCATCCATTAGTTCTTTTAAGTATTGTTGATAATTACAACAGAGTTGCTAAAGACACCAGGAAACGTGTTGTTGGTGTTCTTCTTGGTAGTTCTTTTAAAGGAATTGTTGATGTTACCAATAGCTATGCAG TGCCCTTTGAAGAAGATGACAGGGATCCCAGCATATGGTTTCTTGATCATAACTACCATGAATCTATGTTTTCCATGTTCAAGAGAATAAATG CCAAGGAACATATTGTCGGTTGGTACAGCACTGGTCCAAAACTGCGTGAAAATGACCTTGATGTCCATGCATTATTCCATGA ttatgttccaaatcctgttTTGGTAATCATTGATGTGCAACCTAAAGAATTGGGAATTCCAACTAAAGCCTACTATGATATTGAAGAAGTCAAGGAG AACGCCACACAGAAAAGCCAGAAGGTTTTTGTACACGTGCAATCAGAAATTGCTGCTCATGAAGTTGAGGAAATTG GAGTGGAGCACTTGCTCAGGGATGTTAAGGATACTACCATTAGCACCCTTGCAACTGAG GTTACGGGCAAACTTGCAGCTCTAAAGGGGCTAGATGCACGTCTTCGCGAGATTCGTGGTTATCTTGATCTTGTAATTGAGGGAAAACTCCCTTTGAATCATGAAATTCTGTACCATTTGCAG GATGTGTTCAATCTTCTTCCTAATCTCAATGTGGCCGAGCTAATCAAGTCTTTTGCAG TTAAAACAAATGACATGATGTTGGTGATTTATCTTTCTTCACTCATCAGAAGTGTAATTGCTTTACATAATCTGATAAACAACAAG ATGCTAAACAAAGAACACGAGAAAGCTGAAGATGCTAGTCCAGCAGCTATCCCAGCTGTAGCAGGGAGCTAA